The following are encoded in a window of Chiloscyllium plagiosum isolate BGI_BamShark_2017 chromosome 11, ASM401019v2, whole genome shotgun sequence genomic DNA:
- the bcl10 gene encoding B-cell lymphoma/leukemia 10 isoform X1 — MESPQLTEDEMAEIKKEVLEKLRPYLCEKVIAERHFDYLRAKRILSKEDTEDISSQVLNRRKTGKLLDYLAENPKGLDTLINSIRREGTQNFLVQRITDEVQKIKNEKLIQKAGNFSSSSEMAKDTSETNNLSVFPSIESNNQKTEANILFHPEGEYSPVPSASPTLSPLDLKSLSLLEKASTLGNVETMPTTLSLPRPGEPGAPSLPPELEAEAEGACSNSSDPGFLPLRSRAP; from the exons GTTTTAGAGAAACTGAGGCCGTACTTGTGTGAGAAAGTCATTGCAGAAAGACATTTTGATTACCTGCGGGCAAAAAGGATATTGTCTAAGGAAGATACGGAGGACATTTCCTCCCAGGTACTGAATAGACGAAAAACTGGAAAGTTGCTGGATTACCTGGCAGAGAACCCGAAAGGCCTGGACACTCTGATCAACTCCATCAGGCGAGAGGGCACGCAGAACTTCCTGGTTCAGAGAATAACAGACGAGGTGCAGAAGATTAAAAACGAAAAGCTGATCCAGAAAG CAGGAAATTTCTCGAGCAGTTCAGAGATGGCCAAAGATACGTCGGAAACCAATAACCTGTCCGTGTTCCCATCCATTGAGTCCAACAATCAGAAGACAGAAGCAAACATCCTCTTTCATCCTGAAGGTGAATACAGTCCCGTGCCATCAGCCTCACCCACACTCTCTCCATTGGATTTGAAATCCCTGTCTTTGTTGGAGAAGGCAAGCACACTGGGCAATGTGGAAACCATGCCGACGACATTATCCCTTCCCAGGCCGGGGGAGCCCGGAGCTCCTTCACTTCCCCCTGAACTCGAAGCTGAAGCTGAGGGAGCCTGTAGTAATTCCAGTGACCCTGGCTTTTTGCCATTACGGTCCCGTGCACCGTGA
- the bcl10 gene encoding B-cell lymphoma/leukemia 10 isoform X2, which produces MESPQLTEDEMAEIKKEVLEKLRPYLCEKVIAERHFDYLRAKRILSKEDTEDISSQVLNRRKTGKLLDYLAENPKGLDTLINSIRREGTQNFLVQRITDEVQKIKNEKLIQKGNFSSSSEMAKDTSETNNLSVFPSIESNNQKTEANILFHPEGEYSPVPSASPTLSPLDLKSLSLLEKASTLGNVETMPTTLSLPRPGEPGAPSLPPELEAEAEGACSNSSDPGFLPLRSRAP; this is translated from the exons GTTTTAGAGAAACTGAGGCCGTACTTGTGTGAGAAAGTCATTGCAGAAAGACATTTTGATTACCTGCGGGCAAAAAGGATATTGTCTAAGGAAGATACGGAGGACATTTCCTCCCAGGTACTGAATAGACGAAAAACTGGAAAGTTGCTGGATTACCTGGCAGAGAACCCGAAAGGCCTGGACACTCTGATCAACTCCATCAGGCGAGAGGGCACGCAGAACTTCCTGGTTCAGAGAATAACAGACGAGGTGCAGAAGATTAAAAACGAAAAGCTGATCCAGAAAG GAAATTTCTCGAGCAGTTCAGAGATGGCCAAAGATACGTCGGAAACCAATAACCTGTCCGTGTTCCCATCCATTGAGTCCAACAATCAGAAGACAGAAGCAAACATCCTCTTTCATCCTGAAGGTGAATACAGTCCCGTGCCATCAGCCTCACCCACACTCTCTCCATTGGATTTGAAATCCCTGTCTTTGTTGGAGAAGGCAAGCACACTGGGCAATGTGGAAACCATGCCGACGACATTATCCCTTCCCAGGCCGGGGGAGCCCGGAGCTCCTTCACTTCCCCCTGAACTCGAAGCTGAAGCTGAGGGAGCCTGTAGTAATTCCAGTGACCCTGGCTTTTTGCCATTACGGTCCCGTGCACCGTGA
- the c11h1orf52 gene encoding UPF0690 protein C1orf52 homolog, whose protein sequence is MWSVFTLSDSPPPWRPVPVPVAMADRDPLSYFAGYGSSGSESESEPGPEPGPTAEGVRAGGAQAPAQAQAQAPASQAALPRPDELFSSVSRPSFLGGPRSGLINWDQRVVRAPEEPPREFKVWKTNAVPPPETYAVEEKKPPSGVDMAVKWSCMYQDNGEDAPQRKAALLPEEPEISESDEDDGDDVSAKKRKIETFQQKEKRKRNQGQANREKSFVEEEKRILRQEFSLKD, encoded by the exons ATGTGGAGTGTGTTCACTCTTTCTGACTCGCCGCCTCCTTGGCGGCCGGTTCCGGTTCCGGTTGCTATGGCGGACCGGGACCCTCTGTCGTATTTCGCCGGTTACGGGAGTTCGGGGTCGGAGAGCGAGTCAGAGCCGGGGCCGGAGCCGGGGCCCACGGCTGAGGGTGTCCGGGCAGGAGGAGCCCAGGCCccggcccaggcccaggcccaggccccgGCCTCGCAGGCCGCTCTGCCCCGGCCGGACGAGCTGTTCAGCAGCGTCTCCAGACCCAGTTTCCTGGGCGGACCCAGGAGCGGCCTCATCAACTGGGACCAGCGGGTAGTGAGGGCCCCGGAGGAG CCGCCAAGAGAGTTCAAGGTCTGGAAAACAAATGCTGTGCCTCCACCAGAGACATACGCAGTGGAAGAGAAAAAGCCACCATCAGGTGTGGACATGGCAGTCAAGTGGTCTTGCATGTACCAGGACAACGGGGAGGACGCTCCACAACGCAAAGCTGCCTTGCTTCCAGAAGAGCCTGAAATCTCTGAGTCAG aTGAAGATGATGGGGATGACGTGTCTGCAAAGAAACGCAAGATTGAAACATTTCAGCAGAAGGAGAAACGTAAACGAAATCAGGGACAAGCCAACAGGGAGAAAAGTTTTGTTGAAGAGGAAAAGCGCATTCTCAGGCAGGAGTTTTCCTTAAAAGATTGA